The Candidatus Acidiferrales bacterium nucleotide sequence GGAGGGATTCGAACCCCCACATCCGGTTTTGGAGACCGGCGGTCTACCGTTGAACCTACTCCCCTTTACCCTGAGGGCTGCATGGCGGCCCGAAGGGTTCCGTTTTTTTCGATTCGGAATTCAAAAAACCGCCTACTTCACTTCTTTGTGCGGCGTGTGCTTTTTGCACGTATTGCAATATTTCGACGTCTCCAGCCGCTCCGGATGCTTCTTCCGGTTCTTCATGGTCGTGTAATTCCGGTTTTTACATTCGCCGCACTGCAATGTAATGATTTCTCGCATAATCCTCTACCTGAACCTTACTCGATGATATCGGTGACAGCGCCGGCGCCGACGGTGTGGCCGCCTTCGCGGATCGCGAACCGCAATCCCTTCTCCAAGGCTACCGGCGTGATCAGACTCACTTCCACGCTTACATTGTCCCCAGGCATCACCATCTCCACTCCCTGCGCCAGCTTCACGTCCCCCGTCACGTCCGTCGTCCGAAAGTAAAACTGCGGCCGGTACCCCGTGAAAAACGGCGTG carries:
- the rpmG gene encoding 50S ribosomal protein L33, whose amino-acid sequence is MREIITLQCGECKNRNYTTMKNRKKHPERLETSKYCNTCKKHTPHKEVK
- the tuf gene encoding elongation factor Tu (EF-Tu; promotes GTP-dependent binding of aminoacyl-tRNA to the A-site of ribosomes during protein biosynthesis; when the tRNA anticodon matches the mRNA codon, GTP hydrolysis results; the inactive EF-Tu-GDP leaves the ribosome and release of GDP is promoted by elongation factor Ts; many prokaryotes have two copies of the gene encoding EF-Tu), encoding TPFFTGYRPQFYFRTTDVTGDVKLAQGVEMVMPGDNVSVEVSLITPVALEKGLRFAIREGGHTVGAGAVTDIIE